The Sediminispirochaeta smaragdinae DSM 11293 genome has a segment encoding these proteins:
- a CDS encoding YicC/YloC family endoribonuclease, producing MKSMTGYGFSEFSNDALQLSVELKSWNNRYLDISVNLPPFLSPLESDFRDRIKARAERGKIEFSVRLKELQEEIEVIPDLKVAESYMGALRTLADTLGESSSSLFPLLLNMDGVLKSVKNRDIERYRRVIIPLLDEILESFEHSRASEGTATKAHILSNLERVKKGLTIVRSGAAALEKKLYDALLERFKQLTDGTFDENRILSEVAVLLMKYGVAEEINRLDTHIAHFEAIAGQQGAVGKKLDFLCQEMNREVNTIGSKNTIAEIGHAVVEMKEAIENIREQLRNVE from the coding sequence ATGAAAAGCATGACCGGCTATGGTTTTTCCGAGTTCAGCAACGATGCCTTGCAGCTTAGCGTTGAACTCAAATCCTGGAACAACAGATATCTTGATATTTCCGTCAACCTTCCTCCTTTCCTTTCTCCCCTTGAAAGCGACTTCCGTGATAGGATCAAGGCAAGGGCCGAACGAGGAAAGATTGAATTTTCTGTCCGTCTCAAGGAACTTCAAGAAGAGATCGAGGTCATTCCCGATCTCAAGGTTGCCGAGAGTTACATGGGAGCCTTGCGAACCCTTGCCGATACGCTTGGGGAGTCATCTTCTTCTTTGTTTCCTCTTTTGCTCAATATGGATGGCGTACTGAAGTCGGTGAAAAATCGGGATATCGAGCGCTACCGTCGTGTTATTATTCCCCTATTAGATGAGATCCTCGAATCTTTCGAACATTCCAGAGCAAGTGAGGGAACGGCGACAAAGGCCCATATCCTTTCCAATCTTGAACGGGTGAAAAAAGGACTGACTATAGTCAGATCCGGTGCAGCGGCACTTGAAAAAAAGCTCTACGATGCACTTCTTGAGCGATTCAAACAGCTTACCGACGGCACCTTTGATGAAAACAGAATACTATCGGAGGTTGCTGTTCTTTTGATGAAATATGGTGTTGCCGAAGAAATAAACAGGCTTGATACGCATATTGCCCATTTTGAAGCCATTGCCGGGCAACAGGGCGCTGTGGGGAAAAAGCTCGATTTTCTCTGCCAGGAAATGAACAGAGAGGTGAATACCATTGGTTCAAAGAATACGATAGCGGAAATTGGTCATGCCGTGGTAGAGATGAAAGAAGCTATTGAGAATATTAGGGAGCAGTTACGAAATGTCGAATAA